A genomic segment from Bryobacteraceae bacterium encodes:
- a CDS encoding TonB-dependent receptor — translation MKLSTKTLLVLFASAFSVFAQTRLTGTVTDESGAVVIGATVTARNVATGIVSSTQSTETGVYAIPFLNPGQYEVVCEMQGFKKFSRTGIVLETGTTSSIDIKLQLGQLSETVSVEASTPLLESESSSVGQLIENKFILNMPIQTRRSASLVRLMGNISYRSEDGGEAVPKFSMAGGRSQNQMWALDGGVTQNMAIGVAQLSLNPPNEALEEFKAISNNYSAELGRTGGGYITMTTKSGTNQFHGSAYEWLRNDKLNARTFFAPSKAPLRYNIFGASIGGPIIRNKTFFFYNFEGGRRRTGVTVTRNVPNPGEANGDFSHRAGLVLADPATRTGTGPATPFPNNIIPQSRIDPIGRAIAALWDPANVSTANVTRAAANNFIANGSDRLTQNYHTVRLDHQFSPMDRIFGRLAYVTAPEYVAAVFSNPAADDRAGPRTNRHGNLLMSWQRSIKPTVINEFKYMYGNRMHINRGAGTGSGLNQQLGLGGPVNPDAFARVNVTGYIGLGQGTHERIQQPILTQQFTDNLIIARGNHSIKTGFELRYSRNKDDFNGTTGGVFGFGNRATGAPVRLADGALLNTGTGDALAELLLGWTTSASLVDTDILDTRTDYYGAYIQDDWKVTSRFTLNIGLRWEMDTPRWERNNRQSGFDGSKINPVSGTPGVITFAGQDGVSKYAHQFDKNNFGPRFGFAFRATNKLVLRGGYGISYNGTYQGAVPNAFNQSYSINGSFSSPNGGFAPAFMLRDGMPAIARADRTPAFGAVAVGRPVTTSPDFIQQNMVSGYAQQWNFTVQQELPSSVLFEGAYIANVGHKLGGPGVNINQIPLVNGRGPAAQSQTARPFPQFNSVSMVSPPWGNSTYHSMNLKMEKRYSRGLSFLGNYTWAKFIDDVESGSELGGATNNGYTHIEARRLNKGLSGSDIRHRIALSSLYDLPVGKGRQIPIDNAVLNHVIGGWTVGGILEARSGAPYGVVEQTNRLNTFSDSQRPNLIRDPNLDAGRSRGEKVAQYFDTSAFQSPGVGILGTAGKVNGLGPGFFGFDASIQKLFQLNERFGLTFRTDIVNLPNVPAFALPNQSNGNGAFGRIGAIATGSTAREIQLSLRLAW, via the coding sequence ATGAAGCTGTCCACGAAGACGCTGCTTGTGCTGTTCGCAAGCGCTTTCTCCGTTTTCGCTCAAACCAGGCTGACGGGCACGGTAACCGACGAGTCGGGCGCCGTTGTGATCGGAGCCACGGTAACCGCGCGTAACGTCGCCACGGGAATTGTCTCGTCCACACAATCCACCGAAACCGGCGTCTACGCGATTCCATTTCTCAATCCGGGCCAATACGAAGTCGTGTGCGAGATGCAGGGCTTCAAGAAGTTCTCACGCACCGGCATCGTGCTCGAGACCGGCACCACTTCCTCCATCGATATCAAACTCCAACTGGGCCAGCTCTCCGAAACGGTGAGCGTCGAAGCGTCCACGCCGCTGCTCGAAAGCGAGTCGAGTTCGGTGGGCCAGTTGATCGAGAACAAGTTCATCCTCAACATGCCGATCCAGACCCGCCGTAGCGCGTCGCTCGTCCGGCTGATGGGCAACATCAGCTACCGCTCCGAGGATGGCGGCGAGGCGGTTCCGAAGTTCTCCATGGCCGGCGGACGGTCTCAGAACCAGATGTGGGCGCTCGACGGCGGCGTCACGCAGAACATGGCGATCGGCGTCGCCCAGCTTTCCCTCAACCCGCCCAACGAAGCGCTTGAGGAGTTCAAGGCGATCTCGAACAACTACTCGGCCGAGCTCGGGCGCACCGGCGGCGGGTATATCACGATGACCACGAAGAGCGGAACGAATCAGTTCCACGGGTCGGCGTATGAGTGGCTGCGGAACGACAAGCTCAACGCGCGGACGTTCTTCGCGCCGAGCAAAGCGCCCCTTCGTTACAACATCTTCGGCGCCTCCATCGGCGGGCCGATCATCAGGAACAAGACCTTCTTCTTTTACAACTTCGAAGGCGGCCGCCGCCGCACCGGCGTAACGGTAACGCGCAACGTTCCCAACCCGGGCGAAGCAAACGGCGACTTCTCTCATCGCGCCGGACTCGTCCTCGCCGACCCGGCAACCCGCACCGGCACAGGTCCGGCCACCCCATTCCCGAACAACATCATTCCGCAGAGCCGGATCGATCCCATCGGGCGGGCCATCGCCGCGCTTTGGGATCCGGCGAACGTTTCCACGGCCAACGTCACGCGCGCCGCGGCGAACAACTTCATCGCCAACGGCAGTGACCGGTTGACGCAGAACTATCACACCGTCCGTCTCGATCATCAGTTCTCCCCCATGGACCGTATTTTTGGCCGGCTTGCCTACGTCACCGCGCCCGAGTACGTCGCGGCGGTGTTCTCGAACCCCGCCGCCGATGACCGCGCCGGCCCGCGCACGAACCGCCACGGCAACCTGCTCATGAGTTGGCAGCGCTCCATCAAGCCCACCGTCATTAACGAGTTCAAGTACATGTACGGCAACCGGATGCACATCAACCGCGGTGCCGGCACAGGCTCCGGACTGAACCAGCAGTTGGGCCTCGGCGGCCCCGTGAATCCCGACGCGTTTGCCCGGGTGAACGTCACCGGCTACATCGGTCTTGGCCAGGGCACCCACGAACGCATTCAGCAGCCGATCCTCACGCAGCAATTCACCGATAACCTCATCATTGCCCGCGGCAACCACTCCATCAAGACCGGTTTCGAATTGCGTTACTCGCGCAACAAGGATGATTTCAACGGAACCACCGGCGGCGTGTTCGGTTTCGGCAACCGCGCCACCGGCGCTCCCGTCCGCCTGGCCGACGGCGCTTTGCTGAACACCGGCACCGGCGATGCGCTGGCGGAGTTGCTCCTGGGTTGGACGACGTCGGCCTCGCTGGTCGACACCGACATCCTCGATACCCGCACCGACTACTACGGCGCCTACATCCAGGACGACTGGAAAGTAACCTCGCGCTTCACGCTGAACATCGGTCTGCGCTGGGAGATGGACACGCCGCGATGGGAACGGAACAACCGCCAGAGCGGCTTCGACGGATCGAAGATCAATCCCGTTTCCGGCACGCCGGGCGTGATCACCTTCGCCGGCCAGGACGGCGTGAGCAAGTACGCGCACCAGTTCGACAAGAACAACTTCGGCCCGCGCTTCGGGTTCGCCTTCCGCGCCACGAACAAGCTGGTGCTGCGCGGCGGATACGGCATCTCTTACAACGGCACCTACCAGGGCGCGGTGCCAAACGCCTTCAACCAGAGCTACTCGATCAACGGTTCGTTCTCCTCGCCCAACGGCGGCTTCGCCCCGGCCTTCATGCTGCGGGACGGCATGCCGGCGATTGCCCGAGCCGACCGCACGCCCGCATTCGGCGCCGTTGCGGTGGGCCGCCCGGTAACCACTTCGCCGGATTTCATTCAGCAGAACATGGTGAGCGGCTACGCGCAGCAATGGAACTTCACCGTTCAGCAGGAACTGCCGTCGAGTGTTCTGTTCGAGGGCGCCTACATCGCCAACGTCGGCCACAAGCTGGGCGGACCGGGCGTCAACATCAACCAGATCCCGCTGGTGAACGGCCGCGGCCCGGCCGCCCAGAGCCAGACCGCCCGGCCCTTCCCGCAGTTCAACAGCGTCTCGATGGTCAGCCCGCCGTGGGGTAACTCCACCTACCACTCGATGAATCTCAAGATGGAAAAGCGCTACTCGCGCGGGCTGAGTTTCCTCGGCAACTACACCTGGGCGAAGTTCATTGATGACGTGGAGAGCGGCAGCGAACTGGGCGGCGCCACCAACAATGGGTACACCCATATCGAGGCCCGCCGCCTCAACAAGGGCCTTTCCGGCAGCGATATCCGCCACCGGATCGCGCTCAGTTCGCTTTACGATCTGCCGGTCGGCAAGGGCCGCCAGATCCCGATCGACAACGCCGTGCTCAATCACGTGATCGGCGGCTGGACGGTCGGCGGGATTCTCGAAGCGCGGTCGGGCGCGCCGTACGGCGTGGTTGAGCAGACCAACCGCCTGAACACGTTCTCGGACTCACAGCGCCCGAATCTGATCCGCGATCCGAATCTCGACGCTGGCCGGTCCCGCGGCGAGAAGGTCGCGCAGTATTTCGATACGTCGGCGTTCCAATCGCCCGGCGTGGGCATTCTCGGAACGGCGGGCAAGGTCAACGGCCTCGGACCGGGATTCTTCGGCTTCGACGCCTCCATTCAGAAGCTGTTCCAGTTGAACGAACGGTTCGGGCTGACTTTCCGCACCGATATCGTCAACCTGCCCAACGTTCCCGCCTTCGCCCTGCCGAACCAGTCGAACGGCAACGGCGCGTTCGGCCGCATCGGCGCCATCGCCACAGGCTCCACGGCTCGAGAGATCCAGCTCAGCCTGCGCCTGGCTTGGTAG
- a CDS encoding VCBS repeat-containing protein, with the protein MRWIRRPWFLLAAVCFSQQASYVVTPKYERSLSIEKLLGRIDARNDAWVGEQDYEAIHEDLEAAAQRFKKGEPSFPALDALAERFASLAVVQLKVVESNRSSAESREAGIRIRVEVAGESRQGGRLSLQGHWRTRWSKEADEHWKLASVDQATLREVRAGSVRFTDISEIAFGANPSYRNQLSKSIDHWRGLLDEAAGVDIYGHNGIAVGDYDGDGREDLYIAQPSGLPNRLYRNNGDSTFTDITFSAGTAPLAILDDTRAVLFADVDNDGDDDLIAVTASQPLLFRNTAGRFALDGESGLSIPESDAGSLTSAAIADYDNDGWLDLYICSYDFWRPGRSYNAPTPYYDATNGPPNFLFRNRGGGKFVDATKAAGLDANNNRYSFAAAWGDFNGDGRQDLYVSNDFGRNNLYLNGAGGKFRDVGADAGVDDLGAGMSAAWGDYDNDGRLDLYTGNMWSSAGQRVTGNRQFAAQAQGATLAAFQRQAKGNSLYHNSGSGRFEEQSSAGVEFGRWAWSSDFADLDNDGNLDLYIQNGYITGPDLRDL; encoded by the coding sequence GTGAGATGGATACGGCGGCCATGGTTTCTCCTGGCCGCCGTTTGCTTTTCGCAGCAGGCTTCCTACGTCGTCACGCCGAAGTACGAGCGGTCCCTTTCGATTGAAAAGCTGCTCGGTCGAATTGACGCCCGCAACGACGCGTGGGTGGGCGAGCAGGACTACGAAGCGATCCACGAAGACCTCGAAGCCGCGGCGCAGCGGTTCAAGAAGGGCGAGCCTTCCTTCCCTGCCCTCGACGCGCTCGCTGAACGCTTCGCTTCGCTCGCCGTCGTTCAACTGAAGGTCGTCGAATCGAACCGAAGCTCAGCGGAATCGCGCGAGGCTGGAATCCGCATTCGCGTCGAAGTCGCCGGAGAATCGCGCCAGGGCGGGCGGCTATCGCTCCAGGGACATTGGCGGACGCGGTGGAGCAAGGAGGCCGACGAGCACTGGAAGCTCGCCTCGGTGGATCAGGCTACTCTCCGCGAAGTCCGCGCCGGTTCCGTCCGCTTCACCGACATTTCCGAAATCGCGTTCGGCGCCAACCCGAGCTACCGCAATCAACTCTCGAAGAGCATCGACCACTGGCGCGGCCTGCTCGACGAAGCCGCCGGTGTCGACATCTACGGTCACAACGGCATTGCCGTCGGCGACTACGACGGCGACGGCCGCGAAGACCTCTACATCGCCCAGCCCTCCGGCCTCCCGAACCGCCTCTATCGCAACAACGGCGATTCAACGTTCACCGACATCACCTTCTCCGCCGGAACCGCGCCGCTCGCCATCCTCGACGACACCCGCGCGGTGCTGTTCGCCGACGTTGACAACGATGGCGACGACGACCTGATCGCGGTCACGGCCTCGCAGCCGCTCCTGTTCCGCAACACGGCCGGGCGCTTTGCGCTCGATGGCGAATCGGGGCTGTCGATCCCCGAATCCGACGCCGGCAGCCTCACCTCGGCCGCCATCGCCGACTACGACAACGACGGCTGGCTCGACCTCTACATCTGCTCGTACGATTTCTGGCGGCCAGGCCGCTCCTACAACGCGCCGACGCCCTACTACGACGCCACCAACGGCCCACCGAACTTCCTGTTTCGTAACCGTGGCGGGGGCAAATTCGTCGACGCGACCAAAGCCGCCGGTCTCGACGCCAACAACAACCGCTACAGCTTCGCGGCGGCGTGGGGCGATTTCAACGGCGACGGCCGCCAGGATCTCTACGTCTCGAACGACTTCGGCCGCAACAACCTGTATCTCAACGGCGCCGGCGGGAAGTTCCGCGACGTGGGCGCGGACGCCGGAGTGGATGATCTCGGCGCGGGCATGTCCGCCGCCTGGGGCGACTACGACAACGACGGCCGCCTCGATCTCTACACCGGCAACATGTGGTCATCGGCCGGCCAGCGCGTCACCGGCAACCGCCAGTTCGCGGCACAGGCGCAAGGCGCGACGCTCGCCGCGTTCCAACGCCAGGCCAAGGGCAACTCGCTCTATCACAATTCGGGCTCGGGTCGCTTCGAGGAACAAAGCTCGGCCGGCGTCGAGTTCGGGCGATGGGCCTGGTCGAGCGATTTCGCCGACCTCGATAACGACGGCAATCTCGATCTCTACATCCAGAACGGGTACATCACCGGCCCCGATCTGCGCGACCTTTGA